ATGGGGGCATCCTTTCAGAAGGGACCCGAGGGTCACCGTTGATTTGGAGCCACCTGCGTAGCCGTGACAAGATTCTCGGGTTGCTCCAGTGAATGTGCGCTGGGGTGCGCACACATTGACTACTGAATCGCGTCACCTGAGCAGACTGATCAGTCTGCCCGGATGTGGTCGGTGGTCGCCGTGTGCCCATCCCGAAGGCGTGATTCCAGTAAAGCTGATGGTGAACGACTCGTCGTTGGTTCGGCGTTGTCCGCTGTTGTTTTCTATGACAGTGATGACGACACGCCCGACCTCGGGGGTCGGAGCCGGAAGTGAGCAGCCGGGCCGACTCAGCCGGAGGACGCCTGTAGCACGCGGCACGCTGACCAAGAAGGACGAGAGAGACAGATGGCGGGACAGAAGATCCGCATCAGGCTCAAGGCCTATGACCACGAGGTGATCGACACCTCGGCGCGAAAGATCGTGGACACGGTCACCCGTACGGGTGCCAAGGTCGCCGGCCCGGTGCCGCTGCCGACCGAGAAGAACGTGTACTGCGTCATCCGCTCGCCGCACAAGTACAAGGACTCGCGCGAGCACTTCGAGATGCGCACCCACAAGCGCCTCATCGACATCATCGACCCGACCCCGAAGACTGTTGACTCCCTCATGCGGCTCGACCTGCCTGCTGGTGTCGACATCGAGATCAAGCTCTGAGGTTGACGACATGACGATCGAACGCAACGTGAAGGGTCTCCTGGGCACCAAGCTCGGCATGACCCAGCTGTGGGACGAGAACAACATCGTCGTCCCCGTGACCGTCATCGCGGCGAACACCAACGTCGTGACCCAGGTCCGCACCCCCGAGGCTGACGGCTACAACGCCGTCCAGATCGGCTTCGGCGAGATCGACGGCCGCAAGGTGAACAAGCCGGGCGCCGGCCAGTTCGAGAAGGCCGGCACCACGCCGCGCCGCCACCTGGCCGAGATCCGCACCGCTGACGCCGCGTCGTACGCCGCCGGCCAGGAGCTCCCCGTCGACACCTTCGCCGCCGGCGAGGACATCGACGTCACGGGCACCTCGAAGGGTAAGGGTTTCGCGGGCACCATGAAGCGTCACGGCTTCTCCGGTGTCGGCGCCTCCCACGGTGCTCACCGCAACCACCGCAAGCCGGGATCGATTGGCGCCTGCGCCACCCCGGGTCGCGTGTTCAAGGGCGTCCGCATGGCCGGTCACATGGGTACTGACACCGTCACCACCCAGAACCTCACCGTGCACGCCGTCGACACCGAGAAGGGCCTCATCCTGGTCAAGGGCGCCATTCCTGGCCCCAAGGGTGGCCTCGTGGTCCTGCGCTCGGCTGCTAAGAAGCTGGAGGCCTGATCATGGCTATCAAGACCGTCAAGGTCGACTTCCCGGCTGAGATCTTCGATGTTGAGCTCAACATCCCGCTGATCCACCAGGTCGTCGTCGCGCAGCAGGCCGCTGCGCGCCAGGGCACGCACGCCACCAAGACCCGCGGCGAGGTCCGCGGCGGTGGCCGCAAGCCCTACAAGCAGAAGGGCACCGGCCGCGCCCGCCAGGGTTCGACCCGTGCGCCGCAGTTCGCCGGTGGTGGCACCGTCCACGGCCCGCAGCCGCGTGACTACAGCCAGCGCACCCCCAAGAAGATGAAGGCTGCCGCCCTCCGCGGTGCCCTCTCCGACCGGGCTCGCGCCAGCCAGATCCACGTCGTCGAGTTCTCCCTCGAGGGTCCCTCGACGAAGACCGCTCTGACCGGCCTCCGGTCGATCTCGGACGCCAAGCGTTTCCTGGTCGTCCTGGACCGCTCCGAGTCCGTCGCCGCGCTGAGCCTGCGCAACGTCCCCGAGGTGCACCTGCTCTGGGCCGACCAGCTCAACACCTACGACGTCCTCGTCTCCGAC
The sequence above is drawn from the Nocardioides albertanoniae genome and encodes:
- the rplC gene encoding 50S ribosomal protein L3 produces the protein MTIERNVKGLLGTKLGMTQLWDENNIVVPVTVIAANTNVVTQVRTPEADGYNAVQIGFGEIDGRKVNKPGAGQFEKAGTTPRRHLAEIRTADAASYAAGQELPVDTFAAGEDIDVTGTSKGKGFAGTMKRHGFSGVGASHGAHRNHRKPGSIGACATPGRVFKGVRMAGHMGTDTVTTQNLTVHAVDTEKGLILVKGAIPGPKGGLVVLRSAAKKLEA
- the rplD gene encoding 50S ribosomal protein L4, whose translation is MAIKTVKVDFPAEIFDVELNIPLIHQVVVAQQAAARQGTHATKTRGEVRGGGRKPYKQKGTGRARQGSTRAPQFAGGGTVHGPQPRDYSQRTPKKMKAAALRGALSDRARASQIHVVEFSLEGPSTKTALTGLRSISDAKRFLVVLDRSESVAALSLRNVPEVHLLWADQLNTYDVLVSDDVVFSKPAYEIFVSGKPVVAAKETATAGEVKKAETKKTAAAAAPAAESDLPEGAVAPLEDGSAPEGYSIKGNVKGKDKKFHAPGGRWYDATKAEVWFKSAEDAIAAGFVEAGKKAASDKEADK
- the rpsJ gene encoding 30S ribosomal protein S10: MAGQKIRIRLKAYDHEVIDTSARKIVDTVTRTGAKVAGPVPLPTEKNVYCVIRSPHKYKDSREHFEMRTHKRLIDIIDPTPKTVDSLMRLDLPAGVDIEIKL